Proteins encoded within one genomic window of Lysinibacillus louembei:
- the ftsZ gene encoding cell division protein FtsZ: MLEFDTSSDQLAVIKVIGVGGGGNNAVNRMIEHGVQGVDFIAVNTDAQALNLSKAEHKLQIGGKLTRGLGAGANPEVGKKAAEESREQIEEVLRGADMVFVTAGMGGGTGTGAAPVIAQIARDLGALTVGVVTRPFSFEGRKRQTQAVGGIGAMKEAVDTLIVIPNDKLLQIVDKSTPMLEAFREADNVLRQGVQGISDLIATPGLINLDFADVKTIMSDKGSALMGIGIAAGENRATEAAKKAISSPLLETSIDGAKGVIMNITGGTNLSLFEVQEAADIVASASDEEVNMIFGSVINDNLDDEIIVTVIATGFSDDILTQRQNVRPSMGARQQQAPAQQQTSRQEPVQQEAPRQTQNYQQEDTLDIPTFLRNRRNRG; this comes from the coding sequence ATGTTAGAATTTGATACAAGTAGTGATCAGCTTGCTGTCATTAAAGTAATAGGTGTAGGTGGCGGCGGTAATAATGCTGTAAATCGTATGATTGAACATGGTGTACAAGGTGTAGACTTTATCGCTGTAAATACTGATGCTCAAGCTTTAAATTTATCAAAAGCCGAACATAAATTACAGATTGGCGGAAAGCTTACTAGAGGTTTAGGAGCAGGTGCAAACCCGGAAGTAGGGAAAAAGGCGGCTGAAGAAAGCCGTGAGCAAATTGAAGAAGTGTTACGTGGCGCTGATATGGTATTCGTTACTGCAGGTATGGGCGGTGGTACTGGTACTGGTGCAGCTCCAGTAATCGCTCAAATTGCACGCGATTTAGGTGCATTAACAGTAGGGGTTGTGACACGACCATTTTCATTTGAAGGCCGTAAGCGTCAAACACAAGCTGTAGGTGGCATCGGTGCAATGAAAGAAGCTGTCGACACATTAATTGTTATCCCAAATGATAAGCTATTACAAATTGTTGATAAATCAACGCCTATGCTAGAAGCATTCCGTGAGGCAGATAATGTATTGCGTCAAGGGGTACAAGGTATTTCAGATTTAATTGCAACACCTGGTTTAATCAACTTAGACTTTGCCGATGTGAAAACAATTATGTCTGATAAAGGCTCAGCCTTGATGGGAATTGGTATCGCTGCTGGTGAAAACCGCGCGACAGAGGCTGCTAAAAAAGCAATTTCAAGCCCTCTGCTTGAAACATCAATCGATGGTGCAAAAGGTGTTATCATGAATATTACAGGTGGCACAAACTTAAGCTTATTCGAAGTACAAGAAGCAGCAGATATTGTGGCTTCTGCATCAGATGAAGAAGTAAATATGATTTTTGGTTCTGTTATTAATGATAACTTAGATGATGAAATTATCGTAACAGTTATTGCGACAGGCTTCTCAGATGATATATTAACACAACGTCAAAACGTGCGCCCGAGTATGGGGGCGAGACAGCAACAAGCTCCTGCACAGCAGCAAACGTCTCGTCAAGAGCCTGTACAGCAGGAAGCACCACGTCAAACACAAAACTATCAACAAGAAGATACACTAGATATTCCAACATTTTTACGTAACCGTAGAAATCGTGGGTAG
- the ftsA gene encoding cell division protein FtsA translates to MSQQDIYISLDIGSSSIKVLIGEMSEQQLHVIGVGHVKSTGIRKGAIVDIDATVQSIKKAVEQAERMTGIKIHDVILGVPANQTFLQPVKGVVAVNSENREIGDDDLERVIESAQVMSIPPERELVNLIPKQFIVDNLDEIKDPRGMIGIRLEMDATMITTSKTLLHNVLRCVERAGLQIREIYLQPLAAGYFALTEDEKNQGTAYIDLGGGSTTIAVFEEGLLKHTGVIPVGGEHITKDLSIVLKTPTEQAEKIKRQFGHAFYDDASDDELFEVPVVGTDATDQYNQRYIAEIIGVRLEEMFELVLDELARLGVSDLPGGIVITGGVAQLEGLAQLAREVMQTRVRVFVPDYIGVRDPAFTTSVGLIRYAYADDKFYGRSAVTDASPYIAVTSQAAPTKKQSQQVEYTDNSNKVSVIDKAKNIFNKFFE, encoded by the coding sequence TTGAGTCAACAGGATATTTATATTTCGCTGGATATTGGATCATCCTCTATTAAAGTGCTAATAGGTGAAATGAGTGAGCAACAATTACATGTAATTGGTGTCGGTCATGTAAAATCGACTGGAATTCGTAAAGGCGCCATTGTTGATATTGATGCAACGGTACAATCAATTAAAAAAGCAGTTGAGCAAGCTGAAAGAATGACAGGGATTAAAATACACGATGTAATACTAGGTGTGCCAGCAAATCAAACATTTTTACAACCGGTAAAAGGTGTCGTTGCTGTAAATAGTGAAAATCGTGAAATTGGTGATGACGATTTAGAACGCGTCATTGAGTCTGCACAAGTTATGTCTATCCCGCCAGAGCGTGAGTTAGTAAACTTAATACCTAAGCAGTTTATTGTGGATAATCTTGATGAAATTAAAGACCCGCGCGGTATGATAGGCATTCGTTTAGAAATGGATGCAACAATGATTACAACTTCAAAAACTTTACTACATAACGTGTTGCGTTGTGTAGAGCGAGCTGGTTTACAAATTCGAGAAATTTATTTACAGCCTTTAGCAGCAGGTTATTTTGCTTTGACAGAAGATGAAAAAAATCAGGGCACTGCTTACATCGATTTAGGTGGCGGTTCAACAACAATTGCTGTCTTTGAAGAAGGCTTATTAAAGCATACAGGAGTTATCCCAGTAGGTGGGGAACATATTACAAAAGACTTATCGATTGTCCTAAAAACACCGACTGAGCAAGCTGAAAAAATAAAAAGACAATTTGGACATGCTTTCTATGATGATGCCTCAGATGATGAGTTGTTTGAAGTACCTGTAGTAGGGACAGATGCAACAGATCAATATAATCAACGTTATATTGCTGAAATTATTGGGGTACGTCTAGAAGAAATGTTTGAGCTCGTGCTAGATGAACTAGCACGTCTAGGTGTTAGCGATTTGCCAGGAGGTATTGTTATTACTGGTGGTGTTGCACAGCTAGAAGGTCTTGCCCAGCTTGCACGAGAAGTAATGCAAACACGTGTAAGGGTGTTTGTACCAGATTATATAGGTGTACGCGACCCAGCATTTACAACATCAGTAGGATTAATTCGTTATGCATATGCAGATGATAAGTTCTACGGAAGAAGTGCGGTCACAGATGCTTCACCATATATTGCGGTAACATCGCAAGCAGCTCCTACTAAAAAGCAATCTCAGCAAGTAGAATACACAGATAATAGTAATAAAGTGAGCGTTATTGATAAAGCAAAAAATATCTTTAATAAGTTCTTTGAATAG
- a CDS encoding small basic family protein — protein sequence MWLPLLGLILGVALGLLTDIQIPAVYENYLSIAVLAALDTMFGGIRAKLQEVYDDKVFISGFFFNIALAAGLAFLGVHIGVDLYLAAIFAFGVRLFQNIAVIRRILLTKLDERKVKKQEI from the coding sequence ATGTGGCTGCCATTATTAGGACTGATTTTAGGTGTTGCGCTAGGTCTATTAACGGATATTCAAATTCCAGCAGTGTATGAAAATTATTTATCGATTGCAGTGTTGGCTGCACTTGATACAATGTTTGGTGGTATACGCGCAAAATTGCAGGAAGTATACGATGATAAAGTATTTATATCAGGCTTTTTCTTTAACATTGCACTTGCAGCAGGTCTTGCCTTTTTAGGTGTCCATATCGGTGTTGATTTATATTTAGCCGCAATTTTTGCATTTGGTGTTCGCTTGTTTCAAAATATAGCGGTCATTCGACGTATACTATTAACGAAACTGGATGAAAGAAAAGTAAAAAAACAAGAAATATAA
- a CDS encoding DUF881 domain-containing protein, whose product MKKNKSLHITLISFVIGFMLAVQYNTMQNPEERDTRDIWEIRQALSEEKKRHSELLTNIQAMNEVVSKYEDVNSSNPELVLQETVLDLHRQIGLAPVTGPGLTLTIKPAKELIEYGYEIEAISPELLFRLVNDIYRNGGQYVEIDGQRLLYTSAIRDINGATTINSVPISKTDVEVKIIMPSKELAQKLYNYLLSSSLMDEFYIDNLELVVGDVKSFIQIKNIATQITKSYLSEATKGD is encoded by the coding sequence ATGAAGAAGAATAAAAGCTTGCATATTACGCTTATTTCTTTTGTCATAGGCTTTATGCTAGCTGTGCAGTATAACACGATGCAAAATCCAGAGGAACGAGATACGAGGGATATTTGGGAAATTAGACAAGCACTATCCGAGGAAAAAAAGCGCCATTCTGAATTATTAACAAATATTCAAGCAATGAATGAAGTCGTAAGTAAATACGAGGATGTGAACTCAAGCAATCCAGAGCTTGTATTGCAAGAAACAGTTCTTGATTTACATCGTCAAATTGGATTAGCACCTGTTACAGGACCAGGTTTAACGCTTACAATTAAACCTGCCAAAGAATTAATTGAGTATGGCTATGAGATAGAGGCAATCTCTCCAGAGCTTTTATTTCGTTTAGTTAATGATATTTATCGGAATGGTGGTCAATATGTTGAAATTGATGGTCAGCGACTTCTATATACCTCAGCTATTCGAGATATTAATGGAGCCACAACAATTAATAGTGTGCCAATTAGCAAAACGGATGTCGAAGTGAAAATTATTATGCCATCTAAAGAACTAGCGCAAAAATTGTATAATTATTTGCTTTCATCTTCATTAATGGACGAGTTTTATATTGATAATCTAGAGCTCGTTGTTGGCGATGTGAAAAGCTTTATTCAAATTAAAAATATAGCAACTCAAATAACTAAGAGCTATTTGAGCGAAGCAACTAAAGGGGATTAG
- a CDS encoding DUF881 domain-containing protein: MKNNQRNNRPSLFQRKYFIMLIVCIMIGFIIGISYNLTKDNKKLSSRSPIYLQQQETYREELITQQERNKELADELNHLQQTIRSYEKNLTANAEQHEDLVAEAERLRLLLGDIAGQGQGIRLTLADGAYDPNSTNPNDYIVHESHIFKVLTELKIAGAEAIAINGQRLKTNSYISCNGPVITIDGKQSPAPFVIEAIGEPNTLIASLEIPGGVFDQLLNEQINVTFEKSNLISMPSNTAES, encoded by the coding sequence ATGAAGAACAATCAGAGGAATAATAGGCCCTCCTTGTTTCAACGTAAATATTTTATTATGCTGATTGTTTGTATCATGATAGGCTTTATCATTGGTATTTCCTATAATTTAACAAAGGATAATAAGAAATTAAGCTCACGCTCACCTATCTATTTACAACAGCAGGAAACATATCGTGAAGAGCTCATTACTCAGCAAGAGCGTAATAAAGAGCTAGCCGATGAGCTGAATCATTTGCAGCAAACCATTCGCAGCTATGAGAAGAATTTAACAGCTAATGCAGAGCAGCATGAGGATTTAGTGGCAGAGGCGGAGCGCTTACGACTTTTGCTTGGTGATATTGCGGGGCAAGGACAAGGCATCCGCTTAACGTTAGCAGATGGCGCGTATGATCCAAATTCGACGAATCCAAATGATTATATCGTGCATGAAAGCCATATTTTTAAAGTGCTAACAGAGCTGAAAATTGCAGGAGCAGAGGCAATTGCTATTAACGGCCAGCGCTTAAAAACAAATTCTTATATAAGCTGTAATGGTCCTGTCATTACGATTGATGGTAAGCAATCGCCAGCGCCATTTGTTATTGAAGCGATAGGAGAGCCGAATACGCTTATTGCCTCATTAGAAATTCCAGGAGGCGTTTTTGATCAATTATTAAATGAGCAAATTAATGTGACCTTTGAAAAAAGCAATTTAATTTCCATGCCTTCCAATACGGCAGAAAGTTGA
- a CDS encoding cell division protein FtsQ/DivIB produces MKKVIDIEERIPTLRAKRRRRSNVKFILLTTIFGVILFLLLYFQSPYSDIKTIDVTGGSIEDETFYKEQSGLNVGDSMWSFKENDIEARILKQDWVKAVTVKRKWLTTVSIQIEEWSKVAYIAKDSNFYPMLENGVILSWQDKLVPIDAPIFLEFDDEKVRKRLLKELAKLNKEVLAMISQIKATPTATDPYAITLFMNDGYEVRAEITTLASKLNHYPKIVAVIENTEGHEKGVIDIEVGEYYRSYVKEYAQVENVEDEQQGVEQNEEQSEE; encoded by the coding sequence TTGAAAAAAGTAATTGATATAGAAGAACGTATCCCTACACTAAGAGCGAAACGTCGGCGGCGCTCAAACGTTAAATTTATTTTATTAACAACAATATTCGGTGTGATTTTATTTTTACTCCTTTACTTCCAATCACCTTATAGTGATATTAAAACAATTGATGTCACCGGTGGAAGTATTGAAGATGAGACATTTTATAAGGAGCAATCAGGCTTGAATGTTGGAGACTCTATGTGGAGCTTTAAAGAAAATGATATTGAGGCTCGAATATTGAAGCAAGATTGGGTGAAGGCCGTCACTGTTAAGCGAAAATGGCTGACAACAGTTTCTATTCAAATAGAGGAATGGAGCAAGGTAGCCTATATAGCAAAGGATAGTAACTTTTATCCGATGCTAGAAAATGGTGTGATTTTATCATGGCAGGACAAGCTTGTGCCAATTGATGCACCGATATTTCTTGAGTTTGATGATGAAAAAGTTCGCAAACGTCTATTAAAGGAGCTTGCCAAGCTAAATAAAGAGGTGTTAGCGATGATTTCACAAATTAAAGCAACACCAACAGCTACTGACCCCTATGCAATTACTTTATTTATGAATGATGGCTATGAGGTACGTGCAGAAATTACAACGCTTGCGAGTAAGCTAAATCATTATCCAAAAATTGTGGCAGTAATTGAAAATACAGAGGGGCATGAAAAAGGCGTTATTGACATTGAAGTAGGGGAGTATTATCGCTCTTATGTCAAAGAGTATGCCCAAGTTGAGAACGTTGAGGACGAGCAACAAGGAGTGGAGCAAAATGAAGAACAATCAGAGGAATAA
- the ftsW gene encoding putative lipid II flippase FtsW, whose protein sequence is MPLLTHYYQKLFAFCALLLTIIGIVFVYSASTYWSAIHYEGQTPFYIKQMIYFVIACLVFVMIIKGPALTEKKLFMLYLFSLLLLVLVLIPGIGIWRNGSRSWIGIGPLTLQPAELVKITTLLYLSARLSKVKSFEKVVKLEHFIIIFLPVILIMLQPDFGSVFILVVTAFIVLFIAKYPIKLYIFLMLAGGAGLIGLIISAPYRLERIKSFLDPWSDPLGSGFQAVQSLMAIGPAGLFGHGFLQSRQKYLYLPEPQNDFIFSIILEEMGFVGGGVILVLFATLFYCGYTLAIRAYGLEQFYMISALTTMLVLQTCLNIGVVIGLLPVTGVTLPFISYGGTSLIVIWITVALIIKINYAET, encoded by the coding sequence ATGCCCTTACTGACGCACTATTATCAGAAGCTATTCGCTTTTTGTGCATTGCTGTTAACGATAATTGGAATTGTATTTGTGTACTCAGCTAGTACATATTGGAGCGCAATTCATTATGAAGGACAAACGCCCTTTTATATTAAACAAATGATTTATTTTGTTATAGCATGTCTTGTATTTGTCATGATTATAAAAGGTCCAGCGTTAACTGAAAAAAAGCTTTTCATGCTTTATTTGTTTTCTTTATTGCTGCTTGTGCTTGTGTTAATACCAGGTATTGGGATTTGGCGTAACGGTTCTCGAAGCTGGATTGGTATTGGTCCATTAACACTTCAGCCAGCAGAGCTTGTGAAAATTACAACATTGCTATATTTAAGTGCACGGCTTTCAAAGGTGAAGTCCTTTGAAAAAGTTGTAAAGCTAGAGCATTTCATCATCATATTTTTACCAGTGATTTTGATTATGCTACAGCCCGATTTTGGCTCTGTTTTTATTTTAGTTGTGACAGCCTTTATTGTACTTTTTATCGCAAAGTATCCGATTAAGCTGTATATTTTTTTAATGCTAGCTGGTGGAGCTGGCTTAATAGGGCTCATCATTTCAGCACCATATCGCTTAGAGCGTATTAAATCCTTTTTAGATCCATGGTCTGATCCGCTTGGCAGTGGCTTTCAGGCAGTGCAATCTTTAATGGCTATAGGACCAGCAGGATTATTTGGACATGGTTTTTTGCAAAGTCGCCAAAAATATTTGTATTTACCAGAGCCACAAAATGATTTTATTTTCTCGATTATATTAGAGGAAATGGGATTCGTTGGTGGGGGCGTAATATTAGTTTTATTTGCTACTTTATTTTATTGCGGCTATACGTTAGCCATTCGAGCATATGGTTTAGAGCAATTTTATATGATAAGTGCTTTAACGACGATGCTCGTGCTACAAACTTGTTTGAATATTGGTGTAGTTATTGGTCTATTACCAGTAACTGGGGTAACGCTACCATTCATTAGCTACGGTGGCACTTCATTAATCGTTATTTGGATAACGGTTGCGCTCATTATAAAAATCAATTACGCCGAGACGTAA
- the murD gene encoding UDP-N-acetylmuramoyl-L-alanine--D-glutamate ligase, which produces MIHYTGLQHKKVLVLGLAKSGVAAAELLHDLGAFVTVNDAKSFDANPEAQSLLAKGITVICGRHPEDLLDEGFELIVKNPGIPYSNPIIADAINRQLPVITEMELAYLVSEAPFIGITGSNGKTTTTTLLFEMLEHGNRQPLIAGNIGTVACSVAAAATKEQVLVTELSSFQLMGTRTFKPHIAILTNIYEAHLDYHSSFEEYADAKFAITRNQDEHDYFIYNAEQPIVAAYAAKSKAQKIPFTTSGRAAEGISADATAIYWQGEYLFDRSSIVLPGEHNLQNILCAVAAALLVECPLAAIKEILATFAGVKHRTQFVRNWQGVQIYNDSKATNCLATKSALSAFSQPIVLLAGGLDRGHSFEELRNVMGNVKAVVAFGETGARFIEFAKSCGVEQTVAATNVEDAVMYAAKLVTAGDVMLLSPACASWDQYASFEIRGDLFIDAVMKLI; this is translated from the coding sequence ATGATTCACTATACAGGATTGCAGCATAAAAAAGTGCTCGTATTAGGTCTTGCGAAAAGCGGTGTTGCAGCTGCTGAATTACTACATGACCTCGGGGCATTTGTGACAGTAAATGATGCGAAGTCATTTGATGCAAACCCAGAAGCGCAAAGCCTTTTAGCAAAGGGGATTACCGTTATTTGTGGTCGCCATCCAGAAGATTTACTTGATGAAGGATTTGAGTTAATTGTCAAAAATCCAGGTATTCCGTATAGCAATCCGATTATAGCAGATGCAATAAATCGGCAATTACCAGTCATTACGGAGATGGAGCTTGCATATTTAGTAAGTGAGGCTCCTTTTATTGGCATTACTGGCTCAAACGGTAAAACAACTACAACGACATTGCTGTTTGAAATGCTAGAGCATGGCAATCGACAGCCGTTAATTGCAGGGAATATCGGAACGGTTGCTTGTAGTGTAGCTGCCGCAGCAACGAAAGAGCAAGTTTTAGTGACAGAGCTTTCAAGCTTTCAATTAATGGGGACACGCACATTTAAGCCGCATATTGCCATTTTAACGAATATTTATGAGGCGCATTTAGACTATCATAGCTCCTTTGAGGAATATGCTGATGCAAAATTTGCGATTACACGCAATCAGGATGAGCATGATTATTTCATCTACAATGCAGAGCAGCCAATTGTAGCAGCGTATGCGGCCAAATCAAAGGCACAAAAAATTCCTTTTACAACAAGCGGAAGAGCTGCAGAAGGAATTAGTGCAGATGCGACAGCTATTTATTGGCAGGGAGAATATTTATTTGATCGTTCTAGCATCGTCTTGCCTGGAGAGCATAATTTACAAAATATTTTATGTGCTGTAGCGGCTGCATTGTTAGTGGAATGTCCACTTGCTGCGATAAAGGAGATTTTAGCAACATTTGCTGGCGTTAAGCATCGCACGCAATTTGTCCGCAATTGGCAAGGTGTGCAAATTTATAATGACTCCAAAGCGACAAACTGTCTTGCGACAAAAAGTGCCTTATCCGCATTTTCTCAACCGATTGTTCTTTTAGCTGGCGGTCTTGATCGTGGACATTCCTTTGAGGAATTGCGCAATGTCATGGGAAATGTAAAGGCGGTTGTTGCATTTGGTGAGACAGGGGCACGCTTTATTGAGTTTGCTAAATCGTGTGGTGTCGAGCAAACTGTTGCAGCGACGAATGTTGAGGATGCGGTGATGTATGCGGCGAAGCTTGTAACAGCAGGAGATGTCATGCTATTATCGCCAGCATGTGCAAGCTGGGATCAATATGCGAGCTTTGAAATTCGTGGTGATTTGTTTATTGATGCGGTAATGAAGCTTATTTAA
- the mraY gene encoding phospho-N-acetylmuramoyl-pentapeptide-transferase, with amino-acid sequence MKLATTLTILTTAFILTVVLAPIAIPLLRRLKFGQSIREEGPQSHMKKAGTPTMGGIIYLVAIIVTTLVTANIFNLFTTHTVVLLLVLIGFGVIGFLDDGIKVIFKRNLGLTSLQKLLGQIIIAIAAFMLLRLGTFDTAVAIPFTDYSIDFGLFYVAFLIFWLVGFSNAVNLTDGLDGLVAGTASIAFAAFAVIALFNEQADIALVAFAITGALLGFLIFNINPAKVFMGDTGSLALGGALAMISILIKAELLLLLVGLVFVIETLSVILQVGSFKLRKKRIFKMSPIHHHFELSGWSEWKVVLVFWFTGLVVALIAVIMEAFL; translated from the coding sequence ATGAAACTTGCAACAACATTGACCATTTTAACAACAGCATTCATATTAACGGTTGTGTTAGCACCTATCGCAATTCCACTTTTAAGAAGATTGAAGTTTGGTCAAAGCATTCGAGAAGAAGGTCCACAATCGCATATGAAAAAAGCAGGTACGCCGACGATGGGTGGAATCATTTACTTAGTAGCTATTATTGTGACTACATTGGTTACAGCTAATATCTTCAATTTATTTACAACACATACAGTCGTGCTGTTACTTGTATTAATTGGCTTTGGTGTGATTGGCTTTTTAGATGATGGCATTAAAGTAATTTTCAAGCGCAATTTAGGTTTGACGTCTTTACAAAAATTACTTGGTCAAATTATTATTGCGATTGCTGCATTTATGTTATTGCGATTAGGAACATTTGATACAGCTGTCGCAATTCCATTTACAGATTACTCAATTGATTTCGGTTTATTTTATGTAGCCTTCTTAATCTTTTGGCTTGTCGGCTTCTCTAATGCTGTTAATTTAACGGATGGATTAGATGGTCTTGTTGCAGGAACGGCATCCATTGCCTTTGCTGCCTTTGCTGTCATTGCCTTGTTTAATGAGCAGGCAGACATCGCATTAGTTGCATTTGCAATTACAGGCGCATTGCTAGGGTTTTTAATTTTTAATATCAATCCAGCTAAAGTATTTATGGGTGATACAGGCTCATTAGCACTTGGTGGAGCACTAGCGATGATTTCAATTTTAATCAAGGCAGAGCTTTTATTGTTATTAGTTGGGTTAGTGTTTGTTATTGAAACATTGTCAGTTATTTTGCAGGTAGGAAGCTTTAAATTGCGCAAAAAGCGAATTTTTAAGATGAGCCCAATCCATCACCATTTTGAATTATCTGGTTGGTCTGAGTGGAAGGTTGTTTTAGTATTTTGGTTTACAGGGTTAGTTGTGGCATTAATCGCAGTAATAATGGAGGCGTTTCTATGA
- a CDS encoding penicillin-binding transpeptidase domain-containing protein gives MKWISLLSKKRLKIVVYAFFLYGLAIIARLVYVQIIQHDELTDLAKANWDREIPFVTERGNIVDRKNEVIVTNKLAPTLYFIPKQNDNVELAAKQIAPILQASEAELLEKMKKSVYLVKLAPEGKNITEEQVEAIQALKIKGLYSGVDYVRQYPYGSLLSRFLGFTGYDNQGLAGIEYEYNEMLTGNNAAIRLFTDAKNMEMEHVDDEWKEGESGATVQLTIDLTIQQVMERELAQAMQRYDADQAIGIAMNPNTGEILALSSFPTYDPTNFKKVDSSIYNRNLPVFMTYEPGSTFKIITLSAALEEGVVDLEKDHFYDPGYTMVEGARLRCWKREGHKDETFLEVVQNSCNPGFIELGQRVGSQKLLQYIKDFGFGQKTGSNIAGEASGILFSEKAFGPVEHATTSFGQGISVTPIQQMQAVAAAINGGTLYTPHVVSKIVADDGEVIVEHTPEAKRQVISEQTSAQVRHALESVVAKGSGKQAFREGLRIGGKTGTAQKVENGRYKEGDYIVSFIGFAPADKPEIIVYVAIDNPKNHLQFGGLIAAPIVGQIIEDVAPVVGIEKSKEQIEKVTVWTDPIMVEVADFVGQTVDEVVQQHYPLTIEWHGEGTIVSEQMPSAGSKLEQQGTIHLYLTEEKHEH, from the coding sequence ATGAAGTGGATTTCACTGCTTTCAAAAAAGCGCTTGAAAATTGTTGTGTACGCCTTTTTTTTATACGGGCTCGCAATTATTGCACGATTAGTATATGTGCAAATTATTCAACATGATGAGCTAACGGATCTTGCAAAGGCAAATTGGGACCGCGAAATTCCATTTGTTACAGAGCGTGGGAATATTGTAGATCGGAAAAATGAAGTGATTGTAACGAATAAGCTGGCACCAACGCTCTACTTTATTCCGAAGCAAAATGATAATGTGGAGCTTGCTGCAAAGCAGATTGCCCCAATTTTACAGGCAAGTGAGGCAGAATTGCTTGAGAAGATGAAGAAGTCTGTGTATTTAGTGAAGCTAGCACCAGAAGGGAAAAACATCACGGAGGAGCAAGTGGAGGCGATACAGGCGTTAAAAATTAAAGGTTTATATAGCGGTGTTGATTATGTAAGGCAATATCCATACGGTTCATTATTGTCAAGATTTCTGGGCTTTACGGGCTATGATAACCAGGGTTTAGCAGGAATTGAATATGAATATAATGAAATGCTGACAGGTAATAATGCTGCCATTCGTTTATTTACAGATGCGAAAAATATGGAGATGGAGCATGTCGATGATGAATGGAAAGAGGGGGAGTCGGGTGCAACCGTTCAATTAACGATTGATTTAACAATACAGCAAGTAATGGAAAGAGAATTAGCGCAAGCAATGCAACGCTACGATGCGGATCAAGCGATTGGCATTGCAATGAATCCAAATACAGGTGAAATTTTAGCCTTATCCTCTTTTCCAACATATGACCCGACCAACTTTAAAAAAGTTGATTCATCAATTTACAATCGAAATTTACCTGTTTTCATGACATATGAGCCAGGCTCTACCTTTAAAATCATTACATTGAGCGCTGCTTTAGAAGAAGGAGTCGTTGATTTGGAGAAGGATCACTTTTACGATCCTGGCTATACGATGGTTGAGGGTGCACGCTTGCGTTGCTGGAAGCGTGAAGGGCATAAGGATGAAACATTTTTGGAGGTTGTTCAAAATTCCTGTAACCCAGGCTTTATTGAACTCGGGCAGCGTGTTGGATCACAAAAGCTATTGCAGTATATTAAGGATTTTGGCTTTGGTCAAAAAACAGGCTCAAATATAGCAGGTGAGGCAAGTGGTATTTTATTTTCTGAAAAGGCTTTTGGACCTGTTGAGCATGCGACAACATCCTTCGGGCAAGGTATTTCTGTGACACCGATTCAGCAAATGCAAGCTGTAGCGGCTGCTATTAATGGAGGGACGCTATACACGCCACATGTTGTATCCAAAATTGTTGCAGATGATGGAGAGGTCATCGTGGAGCATACGCCAGAAGCAAAGCGCCAAGTTATTAGTGAACAAACATCAGCGCAAGTGCGCCATGCATTAGAGTCTGTTGTTGCAAAGGGCTCTGGTAAGCAAGCATTTCGCGAAGGCTTGCGAATAGGTGGGAAAACAGGAACAGCCCAAAAGGTAGAAAATGGACGATATAAAGAAGGCGATTATATTGTATCATTTATTGGGTTCGCTCCAGCAGATAAACCAGAAATTATCGTTTATGTAGCAATTGATAATCCGAAAAATCATTTGCAATTTGGTGGGCTTATTGCAGCGCCAATTGTTGGGCAAATTATAGAGGACGTTGCACCAGTTGTTGGCATTGAAAAGTCAAAGGAACAAATTGAAAAGGTAACGGTTTGGACAGATCCAATTATGGTGGAGGTAGCTGATTTTGTTGGGCAAACTGTTGATGAAGTCGTACAGCAGCATTATCCATTAACGATTGAATGGCACGGTGAAGGAACGATTGTTTCTGAGCAAATGCCTTCTGCGGGGAGCAAGCTTGAACAACAAGGTACAATACATTTATATTTAACAGAAGAAAAACATGAACATTGA